A segment of the Haemorhous mexicanus isolate bHaeMex1 chromosome 3, bHaeMex1.pri, whole genome shotgun sequence genome:
AGAGTATCAAAAGGTCACCTTCAGCACCCCCGCCTGAACCCTGGGCACTCGGAAGCTGCGGTACAGAAGGTTCACCTTCCAGGTGCCTTTTTTGCTGTCATCCAGACCAACCGAAGGCTCCTGAGATGAGCCACCTCCCTTGGTGAGCGGAGGCGGGCAGGGGGGAGCTGGGCGAGCAGagcctgccagcagctcagtgCCTTGGCTGGGGCCATAGCAGAACAGGTGCCACCCTCTGGGATCAgcccggccccggagctgccCGCGGTGccagctgtgcagcaccacCGAGCCTCGGACTCCGCGGCACTCCGACGGCTCTCAAGGCCGCCTCAGGGCACGGAAAGGCTGCTGGAGCCTCCAGGTTTTGGCCAGCGAAGCGTAACATGGACGCGAGGAATGATCACCACATGGGAGAAGCAGGACTTCCTGCCCAAAACTGCCGGAGGGGACGAAGCGAAGGGACACACAGTACATCCCTGCCCCACGGAGGGTTTATTTCGCTCTCTCAAGAGCAGCCTCTCCCTCCTCAGTCGCTTCCATCGACGCTCAGTTCTCTCTCCCACCACCATGCGCACCGTGTTTGAACAGCCCGGGCTCGCCCCCACCGAGGCGGGACGGGgaggcggccccgccgccaccgCACACAAAGCGGCCGCCCGCCGCCACCGGCCTGCTGCGAGCGACGCCCCAGTCCCCGCCTCAACCTGCAGCCTATGAGCAAGGAGGCACCGCCCCGAGCGGCGGCGGGATTGGGATCGTacccgcgcccgccgccgcgcACCGCCGAGGAGAGCACCGCGCTCCCGTCCCGTCCCGGCGTGTCgcgtcccgtcccgtcccgcgGCCCCGCGCCGGGGGAAGGAGGCGAGAGAGCGGTGGGTGCTGCCGCCGGGCAATGCGCGGGGGCGCCGggagcgccgccgccgcgccgcgcgGCCGCAAGGTGTCGCCGTTGGCAGCGGAAcgggggcgcggcgggcgcggtgccggtgccggcgCGGAGCGGGGAGCGCGGGGCCGCCCGCACGGGCTCCTGCCGGCAGCGCGGCGGCGTGAGAGCACCGCTGGCCTGAGGAGAGGCGATCGCTACCGACCGTGGGCAGAGCCCTGCGTCCGAGCGGCTCCGTCGCTCGGCCACTTCCCTTAGCccttgtttgtttattttcaacTGCCCCGGGGGGTTGCGCGCGAGGTCGCAGCGGCGGGAGGTGGGGAGGAACCGCTCCGGAGGCGACGTTCCTGGGGGCCGGCGTGGCGCGGGGAGGGgcggcacaggggcagggacgGCCCCGCGGCATCCGAACGTCCTCCCGGAGGATAAAGAGCGAACGGGGCTTTTGGCGCCAAACGCGCGGCCCCGCCCTGCGCGCGTGgagcgggggcggggccggcgctcCCGCCATTCTCCCGCTGTTTCCCAGTGCTCCCTCCCAAGCgtgtcaggttttttttttttttttttttttttgttttgtgttttgtttttctttaacttgccctttttttttttttaatgcctttttgGGGGGGTTAATAATATCCAGCTGCTTCAAAGGCGTGCAGTGACAGGCATCTATCTGCGAGTAGAGGGTGGATGCGGAGGCCGGGGCGGCTGcgggggccggcgggcgggcgcgGAAAGTGCTACAGACACCatcagctgcctttttttttttttttttcctctcccctttccccctccacTCCTCCCCCTCGCACACCCACCACCATCACCACGGAGGTAAGAAGAGGAAGCTGCAGGTTCTGGGCTGCAGGACAAAACCCCAGTCAAATAAATCCAATTCTCCATCGCGTTTGAGTTGCCGAACTGGGAAGGATGGGGCGGGAAGAGGAGCGCAGGGGCAGAGCGGAGCCTGAATGGGGTTTTCACTGAGCAGAAGAAAATCCTGGAGGATATTTGTGTTTTGGTTCGGAGCTGTCGCATTGAGATCGCCAGTGTTTTGTAGGTGCCTCTTTACTGCTCTGCATTTTAAACAGTTTAATGTATTTCCCGAGTAGAAAAATGCACAGTCCTGGAGGCGCTCagggggcggggcgggagcgcAGCTGAGCCGAGCCGGGCGCGTTTCTCGGCGTTTCATCATAAGgcttttcatggattttttttccccccctttttggTCTCCGTCTCAGCGTCAGCTGTTGTGAACCCAGCAGAACGATTTCCTTTCGCGTTACCTTAGCCGAGCTGAAGGGAGACGCTGACTGGGTCTTTTGGACTTtaagcatttttcctttttttttttttttttttttttttaatgtctgatGCAACGGAGCTCTCGGCAAAGGAATGGGGCTGTTGTTGACTGGACGTGGGTAGTGAGTGGGGGGGTCCGGCCGAGGTAAGGGCAGCAGCGCGCACTCGCCGGAGGTGAGAGATGGTGTGTTTGCAGGAGGTTTGCGTGCATGAAGTGGCCGAATGTGCGGAGTTGCTGTCCTTGCAACGTCGTTGTTGtagaaaaaagggggaaaaaacttCCCGTGCTTTCTTGGCAAATCAGGAGGCTTTGTTGGTGGCGCCGGGGTggttttaatgcatttttgtgTGTGAGGTTATTACATAAGGTTGATAATTTCTGTTGCTGCTGgatttcccctcctccccctccccccttgTGTTGTGTGCGGATTTTGCTGGCTCGCTTTGAGTGAATGAACTGGCGATTTGCGAAGTTGCAAAGAACCCCTccgcccccccccccttttttttttttgcatctttctcctctcccctttGCACTGTTCCGCAGTGACAAAAGGAGTAAACTTCCTCTACTTTTGCTGGCATATTAAGAAGCCTTTCTGGAGAGATTACGGTATCAAAGCCATGCATCTGTCTGCAGTTACTGTGCTGTTTTGAGCGTTTGAAGCGGTTTGGGGAGAGCAGGCGAGGGCTATGTACACAGGCTGTGCATCCCCGCTGGACTGTGCAGCCTGGGTTTGTGTCCCCACGGAGCggcagggcaggctctgcaCGGGGGAGCACTACCTGAGCGCTTTGATTTCAGTATCTTGAGTCGTGAGAAGAAAGGTGTGtgagatgcattttttttcctcaacttTCTAAAGGCTTCTTCTTGCTTGCTATTTATGATGggattaataatttttttccttcctttaagAGGAAGGGAGTCACGTTCGTGTCTGTTTGTTCGTATTTTTAattgtggttttgttgttttgttctttttttttttttttttttaatttcaggttTTGGGAGAACCTCTCTTCTTCCCTTTGGTGGAAATATCGATAAAACCTGTGTTTGAAACTATTGCTTGACACAGGGTTTAGCAAAAAGAGACCCGTAATGCCAGGAATGGTCAGTAAAAACCCAGACCTCGAGTTTGACTCTTTGCAGCCTTGTTTCTACCCGGACGAAGATGACTTTTATTTGTGCGGGCCGGACTCCGCTCCCCCGGGCGAGGACATCTGGAAAAAGTTTGAGCTGCTGCCCACCCCTCCTCTGTCTCCCAGCCGGGCCGGGCTCCAGGAGCACCCTCCGGGAGGGGGCCCAGTGCCGTGGGGAGGAGCGGCTCTGTGGGGCTGCCGCCCCACTGACCCCGTGGACTGGGCAtcggagctgctcctgctgccgcCCGAGGCCGACCTGTGGGGCGGCATGGACGGAGGGGACTTCTTCGAGACGGGCCCCGGCGTGACGAACAATCTCAACTCGATCATCATCCAGGACTGCATGTGGAGCGGCTTCTCGGCGCGCGAGAAGCTGGAGCGGGCGGTGAGCGAGAAGCTGCAGAACAAGGCGCCCgtcgcgccgccgccgcccccggggGCCGCGGGCAGCCCCGCCAGCGCCCGCGCGGAGCTGGGCGGCGCCGTGCCCGAGTGCGTGGACCCGGCCGTGGTCTTCCCCTTCCCCGTCAACAAGCGGGAGGCGCCGGCGGCGGCCGGAGGGGCTGCGCGGGGCGGCCGCCTGCCGCGCCCCGGCGGGGACAGCCGggcgagcagcagcagcagttcctcCGGGGACGACACGCTCAGCGACTCGGGTaagtgctgcagccccagggtgtgGGGGTGGGGACGGGGATGGCGGCTGCGGCCCCCCGCCGGCTGCTTcagggcgggcggggcggcggagccccggagccgggccgggcggggcggccgGCAGGCGGCAGCAGGCGCGGCCGCAGCGCGGGGccccgcgggggcggcgggcacggcccggggcagcccccgcccgcccctcgCCCTGTGCCGGCTGCGGCGGGGCCGCAGCCTTCACcggcagcagctctggcccgGAGGAGCTGGGCAGACTCCGGCGCCCTGATAGTCTCCTGTCCCCGGGGACCTCGGGGGGGTGGCAGTGCAGCTGCCACTGCCGCCCTGGGCACAGGTTTATGGGGGATGACCGTGTGCGCATTCCCTTAGGCGCCATGCGGGCAGGCTGGAGCTAGACTAGTGAGCCCTTAGAGCAGCGCCTGTACTGACAGagcccaaaatgccccaaacaTCCTGTGTGTGTGTACGCAGAGAAGTCCACTTGGGCTGAACCGCGGTTTGGCGTGTGTTGATGAGCTGGTCCCTGTGACCACCGCTGCAAACTTGGTGATCCGTCCCGGGTTTCAGAGCCTGCTGTCCCTTTAATGTCTGGTTTGACAGCTTTGGGTGAGGAAGCACTTCCAACAGCTGTCTTCTTGGCAGTGCACCAAGCGCCGGCTTAAAGGGTCCCCGGCTGGAGCAGCTTCACCTTCTGCCTCAGAACAAACCCAGCGATTGTTTCGTTTTCCGGCTGCTTTTCTACTAAGCAGGGGCTGTGTTGTGGCTCTGTGCTTGCCTTTTGTGCCACAGCTCGACGATCCCATTCAAACTACATACATTCTGTCTAAAAattcttttctgcctctgtgaTTGTGTGGGTGGTAGCCCCATTTTGATTGAAAATtagatgtgtttaaaaaacccaTCTCATCAAACTTACTAAGCTTTCACAAATCCCTGCTCTTTACTGATTTCGTGTGTATTGCATACTTTTACAGATTTATGTCATATCTGACTGCAGGTGGTGGGTGCACCCCGGTTTTGCCATCAGTTACTGCATTACTGCTTTTACTGGATATATATTTTGTCAATAAATACTGATATTAGTTATAAAGGTATTTTCAGGGAGAATAAtgtctgttttattttctgtcctttattaccagaagatgatgaagatgaggaggaagaggatgaagaagaagaaatagatGTTGTTACAGTGGAGAAAAGACGCTCCTCTACCAACAAGTCTGTTACCACCCTTACTATTACAGTGCGTCCTAATAATACCACTTTTTCATCAGTCAGGACACAGCAGAATGGACTGATATTAAAGCGTTGTGCCCCAATTCACCAGCAGCATAATTATGCTGCTCCTTCTCCATTCGTGGAGACTGAAGAGTCTCCACCACAGAAAAAGTTAAAAGTTGAGGTGCCCCGTCCAGTAAAACCCACGATCCAACCAAAGCTTAAGAGTTCAAGTCCTCGAAACTCTGATTCGGAGGACAGTGAACGTCGACGCAACCATAATATCCTGGAGCGTCAACGACGTAATGATCTACGGTCAAGTTTCCTCACTTTAAGGGACCATGTTCCAGAACTGGTTCAAAATGAGAAAGCTGCAAAAGTTGTGATCTTGAAAAAAGCCACTGAATATGTTCATTCTCTtcaggcagaggagcagaagtTACtgctagaaaaggaaaaattgcaaGCCAGACAAGAACAATTACTAAAGAAAATAGATTACAAGCGGACTtgctaaacttttttttttttgttttggtgtttttttctggCTGATCAGGACAGTCATTGCCACTTTGCACATTTTTGattctttataaaaaaattgtgttttttGACGTTAAGAATGTTGGTTTTAATTTCAATCCAGTCCCTGAAGTAATCAACAGACTATATTATCCGGGTACGGAGCAAATGGATTTTCTTGCAAGGAGTTTATTGCAAGACTACCAAACAACAATGGActgcctttgttttttctccttaagAACTGTAGatggtggggatttttttttttttaaagtgttgtGAGCATTTGGAGCTGCTGATGACATCTAGTTgagttttaaaatgttcattCCTAAGTTTTATGGTGCTTATGTTCTAACAGATGTTACTTTAGGGGTTGGCATTTTGTGCCCCTGTGGGAATTTCTGTAAATACCATCTACACACTTGCCTTTTGTACATGTCTTGGGTTATGAGAGGTGGCTTTTGCTGCCAGTATTAGACTGGAAGTTCATACCTAAGTACTGTAATACCTCAATGTTTGAGGAGCATGTTTTTGTATACAAATATATTGTTAATCTCTGTTATGTACTGTACTAATTCTTACATTGCCTGTATACTTTAGTATGATGCTGATACATAACTAAATTTGATACTTATATTTTCGTATGAAAATGAGTTGTGAAAGTTTTGAGTAGATATTACTTTATCACTTTTTTGAACTAAGAAACTTTTGTAAAGAAATTTACTATATATGCCTTTTCCTAGCCTGTTTCTTCCAGTTAATGTATTTGTTAATGTTTGGTGCATAGAACTGGGTAACTGCAAAGTTCTGTGTTTAATTTCTTCCAATGATGTACATTTAGTGCTGCGTCTTATAGCACTTTGAAATACCTCatgtttatgaaaataaatagcaaTTACATGATGTGCCAtttactatttttcttttaaataaaatctttaacTGCAGTATTGATGAAATACACAAAGCATGGTTCCATACCCTTGGCATTTCAAATCTTGGCACTTCAACTCTCAGACTGTAGGTGACACTACAAAAGTCAGCTGGACAGGACATTTCCATTTCTGGTTAATTAATAATTGTAGTAAGAACTATGTTCCCATTTTTTCATACTTGTGTTATAAGGATTATCTCAGGGGAACAGATGCACCACACTAATTGAATCACTTCTGTCTTTTACAAAGACTCCTCAAATATCTGCTGGACCCAGAGAATTGTGAGGGAGCAGAAACATGGCTAGCAAAGTTCTGCTAAGGGATTGGCCTCTGTGGCACACAGGTTAAGTAAATGATGGAGGCAGACTTGCCAAGGCatagaaaattaaatacttgTAGTAAAAAAAGATCTTAACTTGGCTGCTGTTCTTTGTGTTAGGAAAGCCTCAAAGCTGTCCATCATTGCACTGGAGAATTCATGTTCTTGTTTGTTGCTGAAGCTCCTGTCTGTTACTATATTAGTTAGTGAAAATATCATGGAAGATGCAGAGCCTTGAAGTGTGCATCAGATGAAGATCAAACTTGGTTGTCTCTAGAGCATTTGGAATGACAGAAATAAGACACTCAACTCTATGAAATCTGTTTGATCATGGTATTAAAGACCATGAGAccagctgttttattttctagtCTCTACAGGTATTTTTGACATTGTCTTTCTTCACactgaatctgaaaaaaaagaagataggaATTAATGACCAAATGGCCAGTAAGTACTTTCCAGATCCACTTGCAAGAAGCTCACCTGTCACATCTGCCCCTGCTTTAGCCAGGAAGGAAGTAGCTTGTCTGGTGATGGAGATACAGAAATCCTATATTTCCTATGAGGTAACAGGAAGAGCAGCGTGGGGGCAAACCAGCCCCCACGTAATGGATGTGCCATATGTCTGTCCCTACAGGTTGTTGATGTTCTCATAACCTGAGTGCTCTTGGGCCCAAGGCAGCTTCTGTGCTGTGACCATCAAGAACTGTACATAGATCAGTGCAGTAAATCCAGATCTTCAACAGGGGTAAATTGGTGTAACACTCTGCATTCAGCTAGGCCTACACAAGCATTTGAAGAGCTGGCCTGAATAGAGTTAAGATCTAAATTCAGACCCAACCACAATTGTTCCATATATAGAATCTTTGT
Coding sequences within it:
- the MYCN gene encoding N-myc proto-oncogene protein isoform X1; amino-acid sequence: MPGMVSKNPDLEFDSLQPCFYPDEDDFYLCGPDSAPPGEDIWKKFELLPTPPLSPSRAGLQEHPPGGGPVPWGGAALWGCRPTDPVDWASELLLLPPEADLWGGMDGGDFFETGPGVTNNLNSIIIQDCMWSGFSAREKLERAVSEKLQNKAPVAPPPPPGAAGSPASARAELGGAVPECVDPAVVFPFPVNKREAPAAAGGAARGGRLPRPGGDSRASSSSSSSGDDTLSDSEDDEDEEEEDEEEEIDVVTVEKRRSSTNKSVTTLTITVRPNNTTFSSVRTQQNGLILKRCAPIHQQHNYAAPSPFVETEESPPQKKLKVEVPRPVKPTIQPKLKSSSPRNSDSEDSERRRNHNILERQRRNDLRSSFLTLRDHVPELVQNEKAAKVVILKKATEYVHSLQAEEQKLLLEKEKLQARQEQLLKKIDYKRTC
- the MYCN gene encoding N-myc proto-oncogene protein isoform X2 produces the protein MPGMVSKNPDLEFDSLQPCFYPDEDDFYLCGPDSAPPGEDIWKKFELLPTPPLSPSRAGLQEHPPGGGPVPWGGAALWGCRPTDPVDWASELLLLPPEADLWGGMDGGDFFETGPGVTNNLNSIIIQDCMWSGFSAREKLERAVSEKLQNKAPVAPPPPPGAAGSPASARAELGGAVPECVDPAVVFPFPVNKREAPAAAGGAARGGRLPRPGGDSRASSSSSSSGDDTLSDSDDEDEEEEDEEEEIDVVTVEKRRSSTNKSVTTLTITVRPNNTTFSSVRTQQNGLILKRCAPIHQQHNYAAPSPFVETEESPPQKKLKVEVPRPVKPTIQPKLKSSSPRNSDSEDSERRRNHNILERQRRNDLRSSFLTLRDHVPELVQNEKAAKVVILKKATEYVHSLQAEEQKLLLEKEKLQARQEQLLKKIDYKRTC